The following proteins come from a genomic window of Lachnoclostridium phytofermentans ISDg:
- the mgtA gene encoding magnesium-translocating P-type ATPase: MNKKRNHNVSAKQIAEIKARRDNANKAISFAAMNPTDIILQNLETSMDGLSEKDVLDSRLSHGSNKVTEGKKKSQIQKLAGAFINPFTIILLCLAIVSTITDIILPLKQNAPDDINPITVIIILTMVFISGTLRFVQESRSGNAAEKLLAMITTTCTVDRLEEKKMEIPLEEAVVGDIIHLAAGDMVPADVRILSAKDLFISQSSLTGENDPLEKLPIVYGTACDAITDYNNIAFMGSNVISGSATAVIIAVGDDTLFGSMASSVAGDAVETSFTKGVNSVSWVLIRFMLVMVPIVFVINGLTKGDWLDAFLFAISIAVGLTPEMLPMIVTTCLAKGAVSMSKKKTIVKNLNSIQNFGAIDILCTDKTGTLTQDQVVLEYHLDVIGKEDRRVLRHAYLNSYFQTGYKNLMDLAIIRKTEEEEASDPKLLDLSAAYVKVDEIPFDFTRRRLSTVVSDKNGKTQMVTKGAVEEMLSVCSYVELNGKVEPLTEEIKSNIFETVNGFNEDGMRVIAVAQKTNPSPVGAFGVKDECDMVLIGYLAFLDPPKESTKDAIKALKAHGVTTKILTGDNDKVTRCICKQVGLEVGNLLLGADIDSMTDEALAIAAETTDVFAKLSPDQKSRVVTVLRNSGHTVGFMGDGINDAAAMKSADIGISVDTAVDIAKESADIILLEKDLMVLEEGIIEGRKTYANMIKYIKMTASSNFGNMFSVLVASALLPFLPMMSVHLIILNLIYDLSCTAIPWDNVDKEFLTVPRKWDASSVGSFMIWIGPASSVFDWLTYAFMYFVLCPMFVSNGVLFHNLASHYSGTALLQMQASYAAMFQAGWFVESMWSQTLVIHMIRTPKLPFIQSHASASVTMLTFTGIAVLTVIPFTALGTMLGFVALPMAYFAFLLPCILMYMVLATVLKKAYIRHHGELL; the protein is encoded by the coding sequence ACATTATTTTACAAAATCTAGAAACATCAATGGATGGACTTTCTGAAAAAGACGTGCTTGATAGCCGTTTATCGCATGGTAGCAACAAAGTTACCGAGGGAAAGAAGAAATCCCAAATTCAAAAATTAGCAGGTGCATTCATTAATCCTTTTACTATTATCTTATTGTGCCTAGCTATCGTATCCACCATAACAGATATTATCCTTCCACTAAAACAAAATGCTCCCGATGATATCAATCCAATTACGGTAATTATTATCCTGACTATGGTTTTCATCTCAGGTACTTTGCGTTTCGTGCAAGAGTCACGCTCTGGTAATGCAGCTGAAAAACTGCTTGCCATGATTACGACAACTTGTACCGTAGACCGTCTTGAAGAAAAAAAGATGGAGATTCCTTTAGAGGAAGCTGTTGTTGGCGATATTATTCATCTTGCTGCTGGTGATATGGTGCCAGCGGATGTAAGAATTTTGAGTGCAAAAGATTTATTTATCAGTCAATCCTCACTGACTGGTGAAAATGATCCATTAGAAAAGCTTCCTATTGTTTATGGAACTGCGTGTGATGCTATAACTGATTATAACAATATTGCATTTATGGGGAGTAACGTAATAAGCGGTAGTGCTACTGCTGTTATTATCGCTGTCGGAGATGATACACTCTTTGGTTCCATGGCTTCTTCCGTTGCTGGCGATGCAGTAGAAACCAGCTTTACAAAAGGTGTAAACTCTGTCTCTTGGGTTTTAATCCGATTTATGTTAGTCATGGTTCCTATCGTATTTGTTATTAATGGTCTTACAAAAGGTGATTGGCTTGATGCCTTTTTGTTTGCTATATCAATTGCAGTAGGACTTACACCAGAGATGTTACCAATGATTGTAACCACTTGCCTTGCAAAAGGTGCAGTGTCTATGTCTAAGAAAAAGACGATTGTTAAGAATTTAAATTCCATCCAGAATTTTGGAGCTATTGATATTCTTTGTACTGACAAAACTGGTACATTAACCCAGGATCAAGTTGTTTTGGAATATCACTTAGACGTTATAGGTAAAGAAGACAGACGTGTACTTCGCCATGCTTATTTGAACAGTTACTTTCAAACAGGTTATAAGAATTTGATGGACCTTGCTATCATTAGAAAGACAGAAGAGGAAGAAGCCTCCGATCCGAAGCTACTTGATTTATCTGCCGCTTATGTCAAAGTCGATGAAATTCCGTTTGATTTTACTCGCCGTCGTCTTTCCACCGTTGTAAGCGATAAAAATGGTAAAACTCAAATGGTTACCAAAGGTGCAGTAGAAGAAATGCTCTCTGTTTGTTCTTATGTGGAACTCAATGGCAAAGTAGAGCCTTTAACTGAAGAGATAAAATCAAATATTTTTGAAACTGTAAATGGATTTAATGAAGATGGAATGCGTGTTATTGCCGTAGCTCAAAAAACAAATCCTTCTCCTGTCGGTGCTTTTGGAGTAAAAGATGAATGCGACATGGTGCTTATTGGTTACCTCGCTTTTCTTGATCCACCAAAAGAATCAACAAAAGATGCAATTAAAGCACTGAAAGCTCATGGCGTTACAACCAAAATCCTCACAGGGGATAACGATAAGGTAACACGCTGTATCTGTAAGCAAGTTGGTTTGGAGGTTGGTAATCTGTTACTTGGTGCAGATATTGATTCAATGACCGATGAAGCACTTGCAATAGCTGCTGAAACTACGGATGTATTTGCAAAGCTATCACCAGACCAAAAATCCCGTGTTGTAACAGTTCTACGAAACAGTGGGCATACCGTTGGCTTTATGGGAGATGGTATTAATGATGCAGCTGCAATGAAATCTGCTGACATTGGTATCTCCGTTGATACCGCAGTAGACATTGCGAAAGAATCCGCAGATATTATTCTATTAGAAAAAGATTTAATGGTTTTAGAAGAAGGTATTATTGAGGGAAGAAAAACCTATGCCAATATGATTAAATATATTAAGATGACAGCTTCATCTAACTTTGGCAACATGTTTTCAGTATTAGTAGCCTCAGCATTACTTCCTTTCCTTCCAATGATGAGCGTACACCTAATCATTTTAAATCTCATTTATGATCTATCTTGTACTGCGATTCCTTGGGATAATGTAGATAAAGAGTTTCTTACTGTTCCAAGAAAGTGGGATGCTTCCTCCGTTGGAAGTTTTATGATTTGGATTGGCCCAGCAAGTTCTGTCTTTGACTGGTTGACCTATGCATTTATGTATTTTGTACTCTGCCCAATGTTTGTATCCAATGGTGTTTTATTCCATAACCTTGCTAGCCATTACTCTGGCACCGCATTACTACAAATGCAAGCAAGTTATGCAGCTATGTTCCAGGCAGGATGGTTTGTTGAGTCCATGTGGAGTCAAACTCTAGTAATTCACATGATTCGTACACCAAAGCTCCCATTTATTCAGAGCCATGCATCCGCTTCCGTAACAATGCTCACCTTTACAGGGATTGCGGTATTAACAGTCATTCCATTTACTGCATTAGGAACAATGCTCGGATTTGTAGCCCTTCCAATGGCATACTTTGCTTTTTTACTTCCTTGCATTCTAATGTATATGGTATTGGCAACTGTTCTAAAGAAAGCTTATATAAGACATCATGGTGAACTTTTATAA